The Chloroflexota bacterium DNA segment GGGCACATAGACGCGGCCCTCTCGCTGCGCCCCGAGGAGCGGCGGACGCTCTTTGAGGAAGCCGCCAACATCACGCTCTATCAGTCCAAGCGCGACGCGGCCCTCGCTAAACTGGCGGCGACCGAGCAGAACCTGGTGCGCGTGCGGGACATCCTGGCCGAGATTGAGCCGCGCCTGAAGACTCTGCGCCGCCAGGCGCAGCAGGCCGAGGTGTACCATGCGCTGAACCGAGAACTGGAGGACTTGCTGCGCGTCTGGTACGGCTACCGCTGGCGGAAGGGGAGCCGTGCGCTGCAACAGGCCCGCGAAACGCTGAATCAGGCGCGGCAGACCCTCCAGCAGGCCCAGGCGCGGCTGGAACGCCTGGAAGCGCAGGCGGCGTCGGCCCGCGCGGATCAGAACGCCCTTCGCCAGCAACTGGCCCAGTGGCATCGGGACAGCGCCGACTTGCACACGCGCGCCGAGGCCGTCCAGCGGGATTGGGCCGTGCGCCAGGAGCGTCTGCGCCTGGTGGGCAGGCTGCTCGCGGAGGCGCAAGAGGAGATGGCCCCGCTGGAAGCCAGCCGCGCCGCGCAGGCCGAACGCCTCCGCGCCGCCGAGTCGCATCTCCAGGCCCTTGTGGCCGAAAGGGAGGAGGCCATTGCCGCCCTGCGCCGCGTGGAGGCCGAGCACGAGTCCCAGCAGCGCGCGCGGCAGGAAATCCTGTCGCAGATCACCGCGCTGCAGAACGAACTGTTTGAGATCGCGACGCAGGCCGCCGACCGCCGCAACCGCCTGACACAACTCGCCGAGCGGCGCAAGGAGCAACTCGCCGAGAAACAGGGCCACGAGGCCGCCATGGCCGCGCAGCAGGGCGAACTGAAGGCGGCGCGCGCCGAGCAGGAGGCGCTGCAGCAGGCGCTGGCCGAGTTGGAGCAGGAAGCCGCCCGCGTGCGCGACGCCGTGGCGCAGGCCCAGCAGCGCATCCAGGCCGCCCAGGCCCAGGCCCGCCAGGCCGAACAGGACATGGCACGGGTGCGGGAAGAGGCCGCAACCGCACAGGCGCGGCTGGACATGCTCCGCCGCATGCAGGACGAGGGCGCGGGGCTGTACGCTGGGACGCGAGCCGTGCTCGCTGCCGCGCGCGAGGGCCATCTGCGTGGCGCGCTGGGCGTGGTGGCCGACCAGATTCAGGCGCCGCCCGAGTTGGAGAAGGCCATAGAGACAGCCCTGGGCGCCCACGTCCAGGACATCATTACCGAGACATGGGCCGACGCCGAGCGGGCCATCCAGTACCTGCGCCGCGAGTCGGCGGGGCGCGCCACGTTCCTGCCGCTGGAAACGCTGCGCACGCCTGCGCCTGTGAAGCCGCCCGAATTGCCGGGCGTGCTGGGTGTTGCAGCGCGCTTGGTGCAGGCGCCGGCGCGGTTGGCTCCTGTGCTGGATTTGCTGCTGGGCCACACCGTGGTGGTGGAGGGCATGAAGGCCGCGCGCGACCTGTACCGCCAGATGCGCGGCGCGTTCCAAATCGTAACGCTGGACGGCGAACTTGTCCGCTCCACGGGCGCGATCACCGGCGGCGCCGAAACCCGCAAGACGCCGGGGCTCCTGTCGCGGCAGCGCGAGCGGGCCGAACTGGAGACCGCCCTGCGCGACCTGGGCCGGCGACGCGAGGCGCTGCAATCGGCGCTGCAGTCCGCGGCCCAGGCCGAGCAGACCGCCCGCGACCAACTGGCGCAGGCCCAGCGCGAGATGGATGCCCTCGCCGCCAAGCAGACGCAGGCGCGCGCTTCCCTGGCCGGGCTTCAGCGCCAGGCCGACAAGAAGGCCCAGGAAGTGGAATGGCGGCAGGCCCTTGTTCACCAACTGGATCAGAACCTGGAAGCCCTGGCGGACAAGGAAGCCCAGGCCCGCGACGACCTGGCGCAGCTGGCCCAGCGCGAGACCGATGCGCGGGGCCGTCTGGCCGAACTCCAAGCCTCGCTGGACGCCATGCCCGACTCGCTGGCCGTGCCGCTGGCCGAGGCCAGGGCTGCCGTGTCGCTGGCCGAGCAGAATGTGGAGAACCACAAGGCGATCGTGCGCGGCCACCAGCAGTCGCTGGCGCAACTGGACGGGCAACTGCACAGCCGCCGCGACAGGTTGCAGGCGCTGCAGACGGAGCGCGACGAATTGGAAGCCGCCGAGCGCGACCTGCGGGCGCGGGCCGAGGCGCTGGCGGCCCAACTGGAAGCCCTCGCGGCGGAGATCGCCCCGGCCGAGGCGCGCCTGGGCGAGATGGAGGCCGCGCAGATGGATTCGGAGGCGCGCATCCAGAAGGAACGCGCCACCCTGCGCGAGGCCGAACAGGCCCACAACCAGGCGCTGCTGGAGATGGAGCGCCGCCGCGACGAATTGGCCGCCCTCAAGCGCCAGATGGAGAGCGACCTCGGCCTGATTGATGTGGAGATCGCCGAGGGGCTTCCCGCCCAGCCCCCGCTGCCGCTCCGCCCCATCGTGAGTTCGCTGCCCGAGGTGGAGGCCCTGCCCGAAGGCCTGGAGGAGCAGATTCAGCAGGTGCGCGGGCAGATTCGCAGGCTCGGCGCTATCAACCCCACCGCGCCCACCGAATACGCCGAGACGCTGGAACGCTACAACTTCCTGACCGCGCAGTCCGAGGATCTCCAGGAGGCCGACAAATCGCTGCGGGCGGCCATCGCCGAACTGGACCGCATGATGAACGACGCGTTCATCCGCACCTTTGAGGCCGTGGCCGAGCAGTTCACGGTCTATTTCACCCAACTCTTCGGCGGGGGCACAGCGCGGCTGACGCTGACCGACCCCGACAACCCGATGGCTTCGGGGGTGGACATCGTGGCGCGACCGCCGGGCAAGCGCACGCAGAGCCTGGCGCTTCTGTCGGGAGGCGAGCGCGCCCTGACCGCCGCGGCCCTCATCTTCGCCATCCTGAAGGTCAGCCCCGCCCCGTTCTGCATCCTGGACGAGGTGGACGCCATGCTGGACGAGTCCAACGTGCGGCGGTTCCGCGCCGTGCTGGAGGAACTGGCCCGCGAAACGCAGTTCATCGTCATCACCCACAACCGCGGGACGATTGAGGCGGCCAGCACCATCTACGGGGTCTCTATGGGCGCCGACAGCGTGTCGCGCGTGCTGTCGCTGCGACTGGACCAGGTGGAAGCGAAGGTGTAGCGGACGGCCGGGCTTCTGACGCGCGGCGCGCGGCCTACTCCACCGCACCGGCGTTTGACGTTTCCCGTCGGGTTCGCTAGACTTGGCGCAGGAGGTAGGCGATGGAATTGCCTGCGTACATGCGCATCCCCTCTCGTTTCGGGGCGCTGGGCCTGGCGTGGCTGGGCACTCCGAATGGCCCTCGCGTCATCCGCATCTACCTGCCCAACGAATTGCCCCGCGGATTGCCGGTCGTTAAGGCTGCATCCGATTCCCCCATTGCGGAACTGGCCGCTCGCATAAAGGCGTATTTGGCGGGCGAGCCGGTCGTCTTTGACCTGGACCTGCTGCTCCTGGAGCAGTGCGCGGAGTTCCAGCGAAAGGTGCTGGTGGCCGAGTTTGGTATTCCGCGCGGATGGGTGAGCACCTACGCCCGCATCGCCGCGCATCTGCAAGCGCCACGGGCGGAGCGGGCGGTTGGCACGGCCCTGGCCCGCAATCCTTTCCCTATCGTCATCCCCTGCCACCGCGCCGTGCGCTCGGACGGGAGCCTGGGCGGCTACCGCGGCGGCCTGCCCATGAAGCGGGCGTTGTTGGAGATGGAGGGTGTTGCCTTTGAGGACGGGGGGCGCGTGCGGATGGATAAGGTCTGGTACTAGCGCCGGCTTTGCCCCCTAACCCGGCCCGAGGAGTTTACATAAGGAGTCATGCGATGAACGGTCGGATCCTGGAAATGCCCTGGGGAAGGGAGATTTTGCCCCTTCAACTGCCCGAAAACTGGACTTTGGTTGGCATTCATGAACCGGCCTCGCTTCCGCCAGCGCCCGACGCCGCCGAAGAGACGCGGCGGAGTTTGCAGCAGCCGTTCGGCTCGCCGCGCCTGCGAGAACTGGCCCACGCCGGGATGAAAGTGGCGCTGGTGGTGGACGACGGCAGCCGGCCGACGCCGGCCGCCGTGCTGGTGGGCGCGGCGCTTGCGGAACTCCAAGCGGCGGGCGTGGCCCGAGGCGACATCACGCTGGTGCCGGCCCTGGGCGTCCACAGGCCCATGACCGAGGCCGAACTGGCTGCTCGGGTCGGGCCGGACAACTTCGCCGGCTTGCGTTGGGAAAACCCGGACGGCGACGATCCCGCCAAACAGGCGTTCCTGGGCGTTACGCAGCGGGGAACACCGGTGCGGATTCACAAGACCGTCGCCGAGGCCGATCTGGTAGTTTCCGTCGGCTGCATTGAGCCGCATATCATCGCCAGTTTCGGCGGCGGGTTCAAGAACATCGTGCCGGGAGTTGCGGCCCGCGAGACCATCGCCCGCAACCACGCGTTGAATTGCACGCCGGCCACCTTCAACATGGTGGGGCAGCCCATTGAGCGCAACCCCATGCGTTTGGACTTGGAGGAGGCCGGGCGTATGCTCAAGCAACCCGCGTTCGTCGTCAACGCCGTGCTGGACAGCCGCCAGCGGGTGGTGCGGGTGGTGTCGGGGGATTTCATCGCCGCTCACCGCGAAGGTGTCCGCACGAGCGCGGCTCTTTACGGCGTGGCGGTGCCTGCCCCCGCCGATGTAGTCATCACCGATTCCAATCCCATGAATCAGGATTTGCGCCAGGGGGTGAAGGCGCTCGCGAATACGATTCGCGCCGTGCGGCGTGGCGGTGTCCTCATCACGCTGGTGAAGGCCGACGAAGGGGTGGGCGTATTCGGGCTGGCCAGTCGGAGGTTGCCATTGGGACGGGGCGCGCTGCGGGTGCTGGCTCCGCTTCTGCTGAAGGTTGTCCCGAAGATGAAGATGCGCGGCATGGGCGAGGAGGATCGCTTCTTCCTGTACTTTGCCTTGCAGGCCATGCGCCACGCCACGCTGGTCATCTACGCGCCGACCATCCCTGCCGAGGTGCGCGGCAATCTCCCGTTCGTGGAGTTCGCCGATACGCCCGAGGCGGCCATTGCCCTCGCCCGCCGTCGGCTTCCGAAGGGGGCCACGGTTCGCGCCTTCCCCCACGGCGGCATCACGTTCCCGGTGCTAGACTGATCGGCGCACGCCAGCGCCGCAACCAATGGATTCTCGCAAAGGAGGCAAAGGATGTAAAGATGGGCGCGATCATGGGTGCTGATGTCCTGGTCAAATGCCTGATTCAGGAGAACGTGCGGTTTGTGTTCGGCATCCCGGGCGGGCAGTTGTGCCCGATTCTGGACGCCATACGCCGCTTCGGGGGCGACGCGGGTCTGCAGTTCATCATGACGCGGCACGAGCAGGCCGCCGCGCACATGGCCGACGCCTATGCCCGCGTTACGGGCGAGCCGGGCGTGTGCATGGGCACGGTGGGGCCTGGGGCTGCGGATCTGGTGCCCGGGGTGTACGCGGCTTGGGCCGACTCCATCCCGATGGTGGTGCTCACGGCCCAGAACCAGACCTGGAAGTCGTATCCGGAGCGCGGCTCCATGCAGTCGCTGGATCAAATCGGCCTGTTCCAGCCGATTACCAAGTGGAGCGCGCGGGTGGCCCACTGGAAACGCATCCCCGAACTGGTGCACGCGGCCTTCCGCGCGGCGGTGTCGGGGCGGCCCAGGCCGGTGCACCTGGATTTACACGTGGACGTGATGGTGGGGACCGGCGACGAGGAGTCGTTGGACATCGCCCCGCCGACCCGCTACCGCGCCGACCGTGGGCCCGTGGCGCAGGCCGAGTTGATAGAGCAGGCGGCGCGGATGTTGGTGGAGGCCGAGCGCCCGCTGATTCATCCGGGTGGCGGCGCGCTTCGTTCTGGCGCGTGGGACGAGGTGCGCGAACTGGCCGAGTATCTGTCGGCGCCCGTTACCACCAGCCAGGGCGCGTGCGGCGTCATCCCCGAGGATCATCCCCTGTGCCTGATTCCTGGCGGGTTCGGCGCGCTGGGGGCGCAGGCGATGGCCGACGTGGTGCTGCTGGTCGGCGGGCGGTTGGGCGATGTGGACTTTTGGGGCCAACCGCCCTACTGGGGCGAGCCCGATGCGCAGAAACTGATTCAGATTGACATTGAGCCGCAGGTGGTGGGGCTGAATCGGCCGGTGGATTTGGCCCTCATCGGCGACGCCAAGGCGACCCTGCGCGCGCTGATTGATGCGGTCAAGCGCCTCACGAAGCCCATCCCCGAACGCCCCGACATGGCCGAGTATCGCGCCACCCAGGACGCCTGGCTGTCGCAGTTCGCCGCCGATGCCGCGTCGGATCGGAAGCCCATCCACCCGCTGCGCCTGATGCGCGACGTGCGGGCCTTCTTCCCGCGCGACGCCATCACGGTGGTGGACGGCGGCAATACCAACGTGTGGGCGCACTACCTGAACCGCGTGTACGCGCCGCGCTCGTTTCTATGGGCCGCCGACTCGGGCCAACTGGGCACGGGGCTGCCCTTCGCCATCGGGGCGAAACTGGCCGCGCCCGACCGCCCGGTCTATGCCATCTGCGGCGACGGGGCCTTTGGCCTCAACATCCAGGAGTTGGAGACGGCGGCGCGGCTGAAGTTGCCGTTCGTCGTGGTCGTCGTCAACGATGGGCAGTGGGGGATGATCAAGGGCGCGCAGATGGCGGCCTACGACGCGCGCTACATCGGCGTGGACTTTGACGATGTGCGCTACGATTTGGTGGCGCGGGCGATGGGTTGCCACGGCGAGCGGGTGGAGGAGCCGTCGCAGATCACGCCGGCGCTGGAGCGCGCCGTCAAATCGGGCAGGCCCGCCGTGGTGGATGTAGTCGTGGACAAGTGGGCCAACCTGACGCCGCCCGACCTGGAGAACCTGGACGCCGTGTGGATGGAGGGCTGCGAACTCCCGTGGTGAGACGTGGAGGGGCAGCGGGCGCCCAGGGCGAGAGGGTTTCGGCGCTGTGAGGTGCTACCCTCACATCCGTGTCTTACATGAATTGGGCTGCTTGCGCGCCGCGTTTTGACGGGCTTGGCGCTCGCCGCTAGAATAGGTTATCACCGATCGCGCCCGGCGCGCCAGGAGCGGCCATGTCCACACCCGTTCGGCGACAGTATCTCGCCATCAAGAAACGATTTCCGAATACCATCGTCTTCTTCCGCCTGGGCGACTTCTACGAGACGTTTGACGAAGACGCGAAGACCGTCGCCCAGGTCTGCGACATCGTGCTGACCTCGCGGCCCGTGGGCAAAGACCAGCGCGTGCCCCTGGCGGGCGTCCCGTACCACGCGGTGGATGGCTATCTGGCGAAACTGATCGGGGCCGGCTACAAGGTCGCCATCGTGGAGCAGGTCAGCGACCCCAAGGAGAGCAAGGGGCTGGTGGCGCGCGAAGTCGTGCGGGTGGTAACGCCCGGCACCGTGGTAGAGCCGACGCTGCTGGACGAGCGGCGCAACAACTTCCTGGCGGCGCTGACGCTGGAAGACCGGCGGGCCGGCCTTGCCTACGTGGACATCACAACAGGCGAGTTTGCGACGACGCAGTTCTCGGGCGACGACGCAATGCAGGAGGCGCTCCAAGAACTGGCGCGCCTGCAACCCGCCGAATGCCTCATCCCCGCCCGCCCCGACGCGCCCGAGCGGGCAGCCCTTCGCGGTGTGGAGTGTCCCATCACCGAATGGGACGCCTGGCGCTTTGACGTGCAGACGGCGCGGGAGGCGCTGCTCCAGCATTTCGGCGTGGGCACGCTGGCCGGCTTTGGCTGCGAGGGCCTCCCCCAGGCCATCCGCGCCGCGGGCGCCATCGTCCAGTACCTGCAGGAGACGCAGAAGGCGGCGCTGGCGCATCTGGACTCGCTGACGACCTACAGCACCTCGCACTTTATGACGCTGGATGCCTCCACGCGGCGCAACCTGGAACTGGTGGCGACGCTCCGCACCGGCGCGGTGAAAGGGTCGCTGCTGGGCGTGCTGGACCTGACGCGCACGTCCATGGGCGGGCGCATGTTGCGGCAGTGGCTGCTCCAGCCGCTGGTGGAGAAGGCAGCCATTGAGCGGCGACTGGACGCGGTGGAGGCGCTGTACAACGCCACGCCGCAGCGCATGAAGATTCGCGAACTGCTGGGCGGGGTGGGGGATTTGGAGCGGCTGACCAACCGCCTGGCGCAGGGGATCGCCACGCCGCGCGACTTGTTGGGCCTGGCGCGGGCGCTGCGCCGCGTGCCCGACGTGGCCGCCGCGCTAGATGCGATTCTGGCGGGGTTGCCCGGCGGCCATCCGCTGGCGGCGCTGCGCGACAGGCTCAACCCATGCCAGGCCGAAGCCGACCTCATTGAGGTTGCCATCGCCGAGGACGCGCCGGCCACGCTGGCCAACGGCGGGGTGATTCGCCCGGGCTATTCGGACGAGTTGGACGCCATCGCCAGGGCCTCGCGGGACGCCAAGCAGTGGGTCGCGGGGCTGGAGCAGCGCGAGCGCCAGCGCACCGGCATCAAGTCGCTGAAGGTGGGCTACAACAAGGTCTTCGGCTACTATATTGAGGTCAGCAAGGCCAACATGGACCGCGTGCCGCCCGACTACGTGCGCAAGCAGACGCTGGTCAACGGCGAGCGGTTCATCACGCCGGAGTTGAAGGAGTACGAGTCGCTCATCCTGAACGCGCAGGAGCGGCGGCTGGAGTTGGAGACGCGCCTGTACAAGGAACTGTGCGAGCGGCTGGCGACGGCGCGGGGGCGCATGCTGGACACCGGGCGCGCCCTGGCCGAGTTGGACGTGCTGGCGTCGCTGGCCGAGGTGGCGGTTCGCAACCGCTACACGCGCCCCGAAGTCGCCGAGGATGGCATCATTGACATCCGCGAAGGACGACATCCCGTCGTGGAACTCACCCAGAAGGACGAGCCGTTCGTGCCCAACGACGTGCGGCTGGTGCCCGGCGAAGGCGAAATCATCATCCTGACCGGCCCCAACATGGCGGGCAAGAGCACGTTTCTGCGGCAGGTGGCGCTGATCGTGCTGATGGCGCAGGTGGGGAGTTTTGTCCCCGCCCAGCGCGCGCACATCGGCATCGTGGACCGCATCTTCACGCGCATCGGCGCGCAGGACGAGATCGCCGCCGGCCAGTCCACGTTTATGGTGGAGATGGTGGAGGTGGCGAACATCCTGCACCATGCCACGTCGGCCAGCCTGCTCATTCTGGACGAGGTGGGGCGCGGCACCAGCACCTACGATGGCATCTCCATCGCATGGGCGGTGGTGGAGCACATCCATAATCATCCGCGCCTGCGCGCCAAGACGCTGTTCGCGACGCACTACCACGAGTTGACGGACCTGGCGGGGACGCTGCCGCGGGTGCGGAACTTCAGCATGGCGGTGGCCGAGGAGGGCGACCGGGTCATCTTCTTGCGCAAGGTCATCCCGGGCGGAGCCGACCGCAGTTACGGCATCCACGTGGCGCAACTGGCCGGGTTGCCGAAGTCGGTGATTCATCGGGCCGAGGAGTTGCTGCGCGAGTTGGAGTCGGGGCAGAACGGGGCGGCGATCAAGCCCAGCGCGCCGCGGGCGAAGCAGTTGAGTTTTCTCACGGAGTCGGACCCGGTGCTGCAGGAGTTGCGCGACCTGGACATCAGCGCCATGACGCCGCTGGAGGCCATCAACAAGTTGTACGAGTTCCAGCGGCGAGTGGGGAAGGGGTAACTCGCCCCCGGAGCCGTCCAGGATTCTCACACAAAGACACAAAGACACGGGGAAAAACCTTTGTGTCTCCGTGTCTTTGTGTGTGGATTGATTCTCA contains these protein-coding regions:
- a CDS encoding methylated-DNA--[protein]-cysteine S-methyltransferase — encoded protein: MELPAYMRIPSRFGALGLAWLGTPNGPRVIRIYLPNELPRGLPVVKAASDSPIAELAARIKAYLAGEPVVFDLDLLLLEQCAEFQRKVLVAEFGIPRGWVSTYARIAAHLQAPRAERAVGTALARNPFPIVIPCHRAVRSDGSLGGYRGGLPMKRALLEMEGVAFEDGGRVRMDKVWY
- the larA gene encoding nickel-dependent lactate racemase codes for the protein MNGRILEMPWGREILPLQLPENWTLVGIHEPASLPPAPDAAEETRRSLQQPFGSPRLRELAHAGMKVALVVDDGSRPTPAAVLVGAALAELQAAGVARGDITLVPALGVHRPMTEAELAARVGPDNFAGLRWENPDGDDPAKQAFLGVTQRGTPVRIHKTVAEADLVVSVGCIEPHIIASFGGGFKNIVPGVAARETIARNHALNCTPATFNMVGQPIERNPMRLDLEEAGRMLKQPAFVVNAVLDSRQRVVRVVSGDFIAAHREGVRTSAALYGVAVPAPADVVITDSNPMNQDLRQGVKALANTIRAVRRGGVLITLVKADEGVGVFGLASRRLPLGRGALRVLAPLLLKVVPKMKMRGMGEEDRFFLYFALQAMRHATLVIYAPTIPAEVRGNLPFVEFADTPEAAIALARRRLPKGATVRAFPHGGITFPVLD
- the mutS gene encoding DNA mismatch repair protein MutS, which translates into the protein MSTPVRRQYLAIKKRFPNTIVFFRLGDFYETFDEDAKTVAQVCDIVLTSRPVGKDQRVPLAGVPYHAVDGYLAKLIGAGYKVAIVEQVSDPKESKGLVAREVVRVVTPGTVVEPTLLDERRNNFLAALTLEDRRAGLAYVDITTGEFATTQFSGDDAMQEALQELARLQPAECLIPARPDAPERAALRGVECPITEWDAWRFDVQTAREALLQHFGVGTLAGFGCEGLPQAIRAAGAIVQYLQETQKAALAHLDSLTTYSTSHFMTLDASTRRNLELVATLRTGAVKGSLLGVLDLTRTSMGGRMLRQWLLQPLVEKAAIERRLDAVEALYNATPQRMKIRELLGGVGDLERLTNRLAQGIATPRDLLGLARALRRVPDVAAALDAILAGLPGGHPLAALRDRLNPCQAEADLIEVAIAEDAPATLANGGVIRPGYSDELDAIARASRDAKQWVAGLEQRERQRTGIKSLKVGYNKVFGYYIEVSKANMDRVPPDYVRKQTLVNGERFITPELKEYESLILNAQERRLELETRLYKELCERLATARGRMLDTGRALAELDVLASLAEVAVRNRYTRPEVAEDGIIDIREGRHPVVELTQKDEPFVPNDVRLVPGEGEIIILTGPNMAGKSTFLRQVALIVLMAQVGSFVPAQRAHIGIVDRIFTRIGAQDEIAAGQSTFMVEMVEVANILHHATSASLLILDEVGRGTSTYDGISIAWAVVEHIHNHPRLRAKTLFATHYHELTDLAGTLPRVRNFSMAVAEEGDRVIFLRKVIPGGADRSYGIHVAQLAGLPKSVIHRAEELLRELESGQNGAAIKPSAPRAKQLSFLTESDPVLQELRDLDISAMTPLEAINKLYEFQRRVGKG
- the smc gene encoding chromosome segregation protein SMC translates to MRLKRLELQGYKTFASKTEFVFNDGITAIVGPNGSGKSNIADAVRWVLGEQSYRLLRAKRTEDMIFHGSSQRARVGMAQVSMTLDNSDGWLPLDFSEVTITHRAYRSGENEYTINGSRVRLKDVTELLAKSGLTKRNSIVIGQGHIDAALSLRPEERRTLFEEAANITLYQSKRDAALAKLAATEQNLVRVRDILAEIEPRLKTLRRQAQQAEVYHALNRELEDLLRVWYGYRWRKGSRALQQARETLNQARQTLQQAQARLERLEAQAASARADQNALRQQLAQWHRDSADLHTRAEAVQRDWAVRQERLRLVGRLLAEAQEEMAPLEASRAAQAERLRAAESHLQALVAEREEAIAALRRVEAEHESQQRARQEILSQITALQNELFEIATQAADRRNRLTQLAERRKEQLAEKQGHEAAMAAQQGELKAARAEQEALQQALAELEQEAARVRDAVAQAQQRIQAAQAQARQAEQDMARVREEAATAQARLDMLRRMQDEGAGLYAGTRAVLAAAREGHLRGALGVVADQIQAPPELEKAIETALGAHVQDIITETWADAERAIQYLRRESAGRATFLPLETLRTPAPVKPPELPGVLGVAARLVQAPARLAPVLDLLLGHTVVVEGMKAARDLYRQMRGAFQIVTLDGELVRSTGAITGGAETRKTPGLLSRQRERAELETALRDLGRRREALQSALQSAAQAEQTARDQLAQAQREMDALAAKQTQARASLAGLQRQADKKAQEVEWRQALVHQLDQNLEALADKEAQARDDLAQLAQRETDARGRLAELQASLDAMPDSLAVPLAEARAAVSLAEQNVENHKAIVRGHQQSLAQLDGQLHSRRDRLQALQTERDELEAAERDLRARAEALAAQLEALAAEIAPAEARLGEMEAAQMDSEARIQKERATLREAEQAHNQALLEMERRRDELAALKRQMESDLGLIDVEIAEGLPAQPPLPLRPIVSSLPEVEALPEGLEEQIQQVRGQIRRLGAINPTAPTEYAETLERYNFLTAQSEDLQEADKSLRAAIAELDRMMNDAFIRTFEAVAEQFTVYFTQLFGGGTARLTLTDPDNPMASGVDIVARPPGKRTQSLALLSGGERALTAAALIFAILKVSPAPFCILDEVDAMLDESNVRRFRAVLEELARETQFIVITHNRGTIEAASTIYGVSMGADSVSRVLSLRLDQVEAKV
- a CDS encoding thiamine pyrophosphate-binding protein, whose amino-acid sequence is MGAIMGADVLVKCLIQENVRFVFGIPGGQLCPILDAIRRFGGDAGLQFIMTRHEQAAAHMADAYARVTGEPGVCMGTVGPGAADLVPGVYAAWADSIPMVVLTAQNQTWKSYPERGSMQSLDQIGLFQPITKWSARVAHWKRIPELVHAAFRAAVSGRPRPVHLDLHVDVMVGTGDEESLDIAPPTRYRADRGPVAQAELIEQAARMLVEAERPLIHPGGGALRSGAWDEVRELAEYLSAPVTTSQGACGVIPEDHPLCLIPGGFGALGAQAMADVVLLVGGRLGDVDFWGQPPYWGEPDAQKLIQIDIEPQVVGLNRPVDLALIGDAKATLRALIDAVKRLTKPIPERPDMAEYRATQDAWLSQFAADAASDRKPIHPLRLMRDVRAFFPRDAITVVDGGNTNVWAHYLNRVYAPRSFLWAADSGQLGTGLPFAIGAKLAAPDRPVYAICGDGAFGLNIQELETAARLKLPFVVVVVNDGQWGMIKGAQMAAYDARYIGVDFDDVRYDLVARAMGCHGERVEEPSQITPALERAVKSGRPAVVDVVVDKWANLTPPDLENLDAVWMEGCELPW